From the Lathyrus oleraceus cultivar Zhongwan6 chromosome 3, CAAS_Psat_ZW6_1.0, whole genome shotgun sequence genome, the window CCGATGTTTGGGATCCCTCGCGTACAGTCTCTACTCTTGAGTCTAGGTATTTTGTcacctttattgatgatttttcacgTTGCACGTAGTTATTTTTAATGAAGAATAGATCTGAATTATTTTCTATCTTTGAACAATTCTATCAAGAAATAAGAACTCAATTCGGTGTATCTATCCGTACCTTAAGAAGTGACAATGCCCGTGAATATTTATCCCAACAATTTCAAAATTTTATGTCACGTAATGTTATTCTCCATCAAACATCTTGCCctcacacacctcaacaaaacggAGTAGCCGAACGCAAAAATCAGCATCTCGAAGAAACCACTCGGACCCTACTTCTCCATCGGAATGTTCCACTTCGGTTTTGGGGGATGCTATGCTAACGACATGTTATCTTATAAATTGCATGCCCTCATCTGTCCTTAACAATAGAATCCCTCATTCAATTCTTCTTCCCAATTCCCCACTTCACCCAGTTCCTCCCCGAGTCTTCGGATCCACATGTTTTGTACACAATCTCTCTCCTGGTCTTGATAAACTATCAGCTCGATCACTAAAGTGTGTCTTTCTTGGTTATCATCGAGCCCAAAACGGCTATCGTTGTTATTCACATACTCTACAACGATACGTCATATTGGCTGATGTTCCATTCTTCGAGTCTGTTCCATATTTCGAGTCCAGTCACGTAACTCCAGAATCCATTTAAAAAAGTACTTCCACGCCTTTTCCGACAGTTATTAATGTCCCTCCTACCATTATCCCCCGTCAGTCTATGGTTCCTGACCCCCTCACTTCTCGATCACTTCAAACATATTAGCGTTGTCACCCAACGCTTGTCGTCCCTGAGGTCATACCTGTCCATGAGGTCATTGCAGACTCTCCTCCGACGCCTCCGCCATCACCGAATCAGATCCTGTAACCTGAGTCCGATCTTCCAATTGCCCTTCGAAAAGGTATACGTCAAACACGAAATCCTTCTCCAcattatattgatttatgttatcatcgtctttcccctttttagtatacttgtttgtcttctttgtcttctgtTTCTATTCCTAAAACCCCAGGTGAAGCTTTATCTCACCCTGAGTGGAGGCAAGcaatgattgatgaaatgtgCTCTTCAAAGTAGTGTTACCTGAGAACTGGTTCCTTTACCGCCTAGGAAATCTTTAGTAGGTTGTCGTTGACTTTATACGGTGAAGGTTGGTCCAGATGGTAAGATTGATCGATTTAAAGCTCGTTTGGTCACCAAAGGATACACTCAGATATTTGGGTTGGATTATAGTGATACCTTCACGCCTGTAGCCAAGATGGCATTTGTGAGACTTCTTCTAGCCATTGCAGCCATTTGACATTGGCCTCTTCATCAACTTGATATCAAAAATGCTTTTTTACATGGGTGATCTTGAATAGGATGTATATATGGAGCAACCACCTGGGTTTGTTGCTCAGGGGGAGTCATCGAATATGGTGTGTAGGTTACACAAgtctctttatggtcttaagcaaTCTCCGAGAGCTTGGTTTGGCAGATTCAGCACTGTAGTACAACAATTTGGTATGGTCCGTAGTGAAGCTGGCCATTCTGTTTTTTATCGTCACTCAGTCCAAGggtgtatttatcttattgtgtatgtagatgatacttattgtgtatgtagatgatattgtcataacTGGTAGTGATCAGCAGGGTATACTCCAGTTAAAACAACATCTCTCGAATCAATTTCAAACAAAAAATCTTGGTAAACTCCGCTATttcttgggtattgaggtagcccaatctaaagatggtttggtgatttctcagcggaaatatgctatggatattttggaagaaacaaGTTTGTTGAATGATAAACCAGctgatactcctatggatccaAGTGTCGAATTACTACCCAATCAGGGGGAGCCTCTATCTGACCCAGGAAGGTATATGAGATTGGttggaaagttgaattatctcacaGCCACTCGTCCAGACATTTCTTTTGCAGTTAGTGTGGTAAGTCAGTTCTTAAATTCCCCTTGTCAGGAACACATGGATGCTGTTATCCGGGTTCTGAGATACATCAAATGTGCTCCAGAAAAAGGTCTAGTGTATGAAGATAAAAGACATACTCAGATAGTTGGATACTCTGATGCTGATTGGGCAAGGTCACCAATTGATAGGCGATCCACCTCTGGGTATTGTGTACTTGTTGGAGGAAACCTTATATcctggaaaagtaagaaacaaaacgTAGTTGCAAGATCAAACGCCGAATCAGAGTATAGGGCCATGGCAATGAcaacatgtgaacttatttggttaaaTAGTTGCTCAATgaacttcaaattgaagaagcaagaccaatgacacttatttgtgataatTAAGCTGCATTGCATGTCGCTTCAAATCCAGTCTTCCACGAGAGGACCAAAAATATTGAAATAGACGGTCACTTTGTTAGAGAGAAGATCGAGTCAGGTGACATCGTCACAAGCtttgtcaactctaatgatcaattggcAGACGTGTTTACAAAATCCCTGCGAAGTCTCGAAACTAGTTATATATATGTAACAAGCTTGGCGCATTTTACTTATATGCTTAaacttgagggggagtgttgatatttgtaatatttgtatatagaatagtcccacatcgactatatcatttaattagttgtaatctctctctatataataaagtctccgtaTTGCTTTTCAAAACACATggtttattcaaatgtctcttagtctcttgTATTTCAACAACAAAGATGAATTTATTTTCAACATTTTCCTACCTCTAGAAACCTATGATATCCAAAATTGCCACACAAACCCACCTCCTGTATCTAATAGAGAATAAGCTGCACCTAAGCATAAACCTTTGGATATTCATCTCTAATAATCATCCAAGCATTGCAAAGTTTACTTGTCTTGTTGTATGTTTGTAGTTGGAACGATTTTTTTTAACAAGTTGCGTTATTAGTATGCAAGCTTACTGTAAGAAAAATGTTGCACAAATTTTTGAAGTGTCAAATGAATAAGGAGGCTGGAGTTTGTTATGGCTGATGAATTATTCAGAATACACAGTGGAATTTCTGATTTATTGTTAAACTACATTTGCAGGAGCGGGTCACGAAGGTGATTTTGTATATATCATCTTTGAGTTGTAATGTGAAAAGGCCTTTTCTCATAATCTCAACTTCTACTGGCCTCTCTACATGGGAAACAAAATTCTTAAATTTGGCACCATCTGCCAATCTTGTAGTTTACAAGGGAACAAATTATGTACGCGATAGCATCAGAGCATTAGAGTTTTATAATGAAGATGGTGGTTGTTCATTTCAAATATTACTATCATCATCTGATATCATCATTGAGGTATATTCATATATCTAATCCTACAGCTTCGCCATATAAGTGACTTTTCAGAAACAATTTGAGTTTTTTTCCTCTCATATTCTATGAGTTTTTTTCCTCTCATATTCTACAAAATGTTTCAATGTAACATTGATATTCTTTTTGTGCTCGTTATGTTTTTATGCGATATGCAGGACTTACATGCATTGAGATTCATTCAATGGGAAGCAATAATAATTGATGAATGCCATCGACCCAGAATTTTAGGACAGTTTGACAATCTCAATACTCTAAAAGCTGAGACAAGGCTCCTTCTCATGAGTGGACAAATCAAGGTATGCTACTTGTGCccaatattgatatttttcacTGTAATGACTTTTTTCTGATGGATTTTTAGGAAGATCGTGCGGATTATATCAAACTGCTTTCATTCCTTAAGTCAGGACATGATGAGTTACATTTCTCATCTGCAAGCATCTCCAATTTGAAGAGTCAATTGGAACAATATATTGCACTTAAGTGCAGTTCTGACTCCAGCAGGTTTATAGAGTATTGGGTTCCTGCGCAGCTTTCCAGTTTGCAGCTTGAGCAGTATTGTTCAATGCTGCTTTCAAACTCATTGTCGTTATGCTCAGGCCAAAAGTCTGGTTTTGTTGACGCCCTCCGCGACCTTATCATCTCAACAAGAAAGGTATACATGATAAGAAACAGATAAGCTGAAACTTGGCTGTCCACTTATAGTTAAATTTTCCATTCATGATTAATACACTTATTCAACTTTTGTAAAACCAATAGCTCTAAATGAATTGTCAATAGGACTTCATAATGATAGTCCCACATTTGTTGTTTGTAGTGTTGCAACCATCCTTATCTCCTCGACCCAACACTGAGTAGTTTGGTCACTGGAGGTCTGCCTGTTGAAGAACATTTAGATATTGGAATAAAAGCAAGTGGAAAATTGCAACTTCTTGAAAAGATCCTCGTTGAAGCTAAAAGTCGTGAGCTAAGAGTGATGCTATTGTTTCAGGTAATTACTTATCGAGTGCTTTTTTATCTGTTTGTCTTGTTTCTTGTATTTCTCCGAGTTTGTTCATTTCATGTTATATTGAGAAAGAGCTTTGATGCTGATCTCTTGGGTGTGCTACGATGCAGTGTTACCTCATTAAGACATATTGTGTTGATCATATTTAACTACTTAAGGCACATACATTATGGATTATGTATTTGTCACTACCGATTATTAGGGTTTGTGAGTATGTGTTTGCTTGACGTTCTATAACTTATCGACAGTTTCGTCATGTTCTGATAGAAATGGTTCTACCATTTGATGTTGATTTATCACAATCCAACTTCTCAGAAATAGTGTTTGGGAGTTCTGATAGTATCAGTGACTTTTTAGCATCCGTTTAAGTTTGCTGAGAAAGTAGGAAGGCATGGACTGACTTGTAAAAACATTGTATCCAACTATTCTAACTGTTACTGAAATTTCAGAAAGTGAGTTTGATGTTAAAGAACATGGAGCAGTGTCTCATACTTTGTTAGCCTTGTTTATCCTGGTGAACAATTATTGAGTTCAGAAATAGTGTCTATAATTGTATGCTCACCTTCCTAATGCATGGATTTACCGGCTTCATTTTGTTTTCATTTGCACTTCACGTCAAAGGGCTAAATGAGAATTCATGTTCTAGTCAAAACTATGCATCACATTGTGGTCATTTATCATCATGGTTAAAGACTGCTGTATTTTTATATTCTCAAGGATTTACTTGGtcttttttttctctttcctTTTCTGTTTGCAGTCTAGCGGTGGTTCTGGATCAATTGGAAATATTCTGGATGATGTTCTCTGTCAGAGATTTGGAAACGATTGCTATGTACGATATGGTAGAGGTTACATTCCTTCAAAGAAGCAAGCTGCTTTGGCCGCATTTAATGATAGAGAAAGTGGGCGATTTGTTTTCTTGATAGAGAGCAGTGCTTGTATCCCTAGCATTAAGCTGTCATCTGTGGATACTATTATATTATTTGACAGTGGTTTGGACCCGCAAAATGACCTAAAATGCCTACAAAAAATGTCCATCAGCTCAAAGTTCAATAAGTTAACAGTTTTGAGATTGTACTCATACTTCACTGTTGAAGAAAAGGTTTTAATGCTTGCAAAAGAGGGTATAGCTCTTGACAGCAACGTGCAGTTGATTAGCCAGAGTACTAATCACAGCCTGCTAAAATGGGGTGCCTCTTATCTGTTCAGTAAGCTTGATGACTTGCATGGAAGCGGCACCTCACTCTCTGCTTCAGACATCTCTGATCATTCAATTCTGAATGATGTAATCTTTGAATTATCGTCCAAATTGGTTTGTGATAGCAATAGGACCGATTGTCATGGACAGTCATTCATATCGAGAGTACAACAGAATGGAGGGGAATATGCAAGAAACATTTCATTGTTAGGAGAAAGAGACATGAAGAAATTGGGGAATGAAACAGGTACTTTTTCCTGGAGTGATCTACTAAAAGGAAGGAATCCTCACTGGAGATTTTTGCCTGTTTCGCCTCAAAGGATCAGAAAAAGAGTTGAATATTTTCATCACTCACTAACAGGATCTGAGTATGAAAATGACACCGTTTCAAGAAAGAGGAAGACAGAGTCCAAGGATAATGTAGATCCTGAGGAGAGGAAAGTCACCAAGGATAGTGTTGACCCCAAAAGAAGGAAAGTTTTCAAGGATATTGTTGGTACAAAGAGGAGGGAATTCTCAAAGAGTGTTGCTGATCCTAAGACTGGGAAAGTGACCAAGGAAATTGTTGATTCCAACGGCTGTAAAGTGTCTGTGATTATTGTTGATTCCAAACATGTGAAAAAAAAGTCGAAGAACAAGAATCATCGAAGTGCTGGTAAAAGGAAAAGAAAATTGAATGGTACTGCTGAATTTCTTTAACTCTTACTCCCTCCATTCCTTATTATAGATAAATTTTGActttttagattcattgaataaCTAATGAATCTGATTTATATATAGACTAGATACATTTCAATGAATCTAAAAAACTAAAATTTGCATATAATAAGGAATGGAGGGAGTAGTCTTTTATTTACTTCTTGATGCATGTTACACTCTTTTGAGGAAACCATCAATTTTTTTCCATTCCGCTAATAAAAGACATTAGCACATCCTACTACTGATTCATTTTTATGCTCAGACACAGAGTAGAATTGGCTTTTCTAATGTATTTAACTCCATAACACATCCTTTGCCCGATGAAATGACAGGAGTATCTGTAATGAAGAAACCAATTCAAAAACAAAAGAAGCGGCCTAACATGCCCAAGAGCACCAAACTCATGTCAAAGCCTGATATATCAGATCTCTGTGATGTTCTACACATTTCGGTAGGGTCTCATTATATACTTCAGTAACCTTTACTCGAACAtaaatgatttttcttttttgtgtAAGTTTTCATAGAAACCACCGAGGTCTAAATTGAGTCATTGGTGAttttctcctcttctctgccaATGCACTAATATCACGATTTTGCAAAAAATTCGTTGACAACTTACTGAAAGTATAGGATTTAAGTCATAGATCTATATATGAACTCATAACTTGTAAGGCAACAAGACAACTAAACTCCCTTGATTGCATCTTGAAACTGAGGTTAGGAATCCCTTTCTCATGACTAGCTGGGACAAGCCTTCAAACTAGATATTATATTGAACCACTGCTGCCCTAACTAGATATATTATGTGTTTATAAGTGAGAGACATCCCTCATTTAACCAATCagttttgtagggttgagttaaGTCCTAACTAAGTTGTAAAATGGTATCAGAGTGTATCTATGATCTGATTGGCCACAAGCCACCCACCGTTGAGCCAATCAGATCAAGCTCCAGAATCTAGATATCCAATCATGGACGCGAGGGTTGTGTGTTCATATTAGATGAGATATGACATGAAGAAGTGTTTATAAGGGGGGGACATTCCTCACCTTACAAGCTGGTTGTAAGTTTGGATTAGGTCCCACCCAAATTTTAAGATAAACTATCTAATCTAAGAAACAAACCACTACAACAATCATCTATGTAATAATTGCCTGACATGTTTTAATCATTAGACTATAATGATTGAATTCAATAACACTAGAAAGATAGTTTTACAGTGTTTGCCTGATCACttaatttcattttttatatgCAGAAAAATGTCAAGGCTGTCGCCATGAGACTTCTTGAGTATGTATTTGAACATTACCATATTTGTTGCCTGGAAGTTTCTATAGTGCAAGCATTTAACATATCGGTGGTTAGTATTGTCTTTTTATATAAAGAAATCTTGTGGCATTGTGTCATAGTTGTGTAATCGAATGCGTATCTCCAGTGTTGGCTTGCAGCTTCTTTGTTGAAACACGATATTGATAGGAAACATTCACTTGATCTTGCAAAACGGCACTTGAATTTCAATTGCAAGGAGGAAGATGCCACCTATGTTTACAATGAACTGCAGAAGCATGAGAAAGATTTTCGAAGCTGTTTACAAAATGAACTTTGTGTTGAGAAAAATAATACACATCCTGGTTCAGGCTCCTTGACACCTGAGCTGAAAGATTTGGTAGAGGAGGAGAAACAAAAGGGTTTTCAGCATCCTCATGTTTTAAATCTTGTGAAATCTCCCACAAATGAAGCTGATCTTCCAAGAAAATCTCCCACAACCGTGCTATTTTCACAAAACCATATTTCTACAGAAGACTTTCATAAAGAA encodes:
- the LOC127125803 gene encoding chromo domain-containing protein 1 isoform X2 encodes the protein MKAHSLVTDIGGDSYSKYGKELTEEYKDNTLLDPHGKTGEGDGGVVCYKCLHGGGTFLCCCGKRCGRRYHPSCLDPPLKFLPIGFWYCICCNEKKIKLGVHSVSKGVETIFDSREVISKDEVIQREYFVKYQSLAHAHNCWIPEKKMLIEAPKLFEKYKKKQQVVRWRKDWSIPHRLLLKRKIILSKQNADPFDGNDGNDSICQYEWLVKWTGLGYDHVTWELDDASFMRSSKGMKLVENYESRQKRSVRLSNPFEANEERKVSFTELSVLSSFGDSPGLYNQHLSYVNKLRMCWHKGQNAVIVDDQIDQERVTKVILYISSLSCNVKRPFLIISTSTGLSTWETKFLNLAPSANLVVYKGTNYVRDSIRALEFYNEDGGCSFQILLSSSDIIIEDLHALRFIQWEAIIIDECHRPRILGQFDNLNTLKAETRLLLMSGQIKEDRADYIKLLSFLKSGHDELHFSSASISNLKSQLEQYIALKCSSDSSRFIEYWVPAQLSSLQLEQYCSMLLSNSLSLCSGQKSGFVDALRDLIISTRKCCNHPYLLDPTLSSLVTGGLPVEEHLDIGIKASGKLQLLEKILVEAKSRELRVMLLFQSSGGSGSIGNILDDVLCQRFGNDCYVRYGRGYIPSKKQAALAAFNDRESGRFVFLIESSACIPSIKLSSVDTIILFDSGLDPQNDLKCLQKMSISSKFNKLTVLRLYSYFTVEEKVLMLAKEGIALDSNVQLISQSTNHSLLKWGASYLFSKLDDLHGSGTSLSASDISDHSILNDVIFELSSKLVCDSNRTDCHGQSFISRVQQNGGEYARNISLLGERDMKKLGNETGTFSWSDLLKGRNPHWRFLPVSPQRIRKRVEYFHHSLTGSEYENDTVSRKRKTESKDNVDPEERKVTKDSVDPKRRKVFKDIVGTKRREFSKSVADPKTGKVTKEIVDSNGCKVSVIIVDSKHVKKKSKNKNHRSAGKRKRKLNGVSVMKKPIQKQKKRPNMPKSTKLMSKPDISDLCDVLHISKNVKAVAMRLLEYVFEHYHICCLEVSIVQAFNISVCWLAASLLKHDIDRKHSLDLAKRHLNFNCKEEDATYVYNELQKHEKDFRSCLQNELCVEKNNTHPGSGSLTPELKDLVEEEKQKGFQHPHVLNLVKSPTNEADLPRKSPTTVLFSQNHISTEDFHKEPYMAHEIATSQKNPGSFPVERAADATSMECVPDERINSVNLVAAEVSSPEQWNEVPNLNNDSDTVNHETGSLERQSPIVSSDITQCDDSYFEDLQILMNQVIDIDNSMNMSTHPAQLLNVETDTVTCDRTAVPEVIQPYSTVSPICGESTTSEFSEWPLPYTQLSLADLVAFSQTSQPTSEAPGNENVTCASHDITNPRYTNSDHFQAHYGPFEMPIEIPHDADSLLIEMEQIRKMKEAYKTREEKRLQLQSDYTKECEMLREKYNMLHQNVDAAVALKYEELEMQRNIVSKSMVLAEVWSRNYSSCFYRNAHGNIHL
- the LOC127125803 gene encoding chromo domain-containing protein 1 isoform X3, translating into MCWHKGQNAVIVDDQIDQERVTKVILYISSLSCNVKRPFLIISTSTGLSTWETKFLNLAPSANLVVYKGTNYVRDSIRALEFYNEDGGCSFQILLSSSDIIIEDLHALRFIQWEAIIIDECHRPRILGQFDNLNTLKAETRLLLMSGQIKEDRADYIKLLSFLKSGHDELHFSSASISNLKSQLEQYIALKCSSDSSRFIEYWVPAQLSSLQLEQYCSMLLSNSLSLCSGQKSGFVDALRDLIISTRKCCNHPYLLDPTLSSLVTGGLPVEEHLDIGIKASGKLQLLEKILVEAKSRELRVMLLFQSSGGSGSIGNILDDVLCQRFGNDCYVRYGRGYIPSKKQAALAAFNDRESGRFVFLIESSACIPSIKLSSVDTIILFDSGLDPQNDLKCLQKMSISSKFNKLTVLRLYSYFTVEEKVLMLAKEGIALDSNVQLISQSTNHSLLKWGASYLFSKLDDLHGSGTSLSASDISDHSILNDVIFELSSKLVCDSNRTDCHGQSFISRVQQNGGEYARNISLLGERDMKKLGNETGTFSWSDLLKGRNPHWRFLPVSPQRIRKRVEYFHHSLTGSEYENDTVSRKRKTESKDNVDPEERKVTKDSVDPKRRKVFKDIVGTKRREFSKSVADPKTGKVTKEIVDSNGCKVSVIIVDSKHVKKKSKNKNHRSAGKRKRKLNGVSVMKKPIQKQKKRPNMPKSTKLMSKPDISDLCDVLHISKNVKAVAMRLLEYVFEHYHICCLEVSIVQAFNISVCWLAASLLKHDIDRKHSLDLAKRHLNFNCKEEDATYVYNELQKHEKDFRSCLQNELCVEKNNTHPGSGSLTPELKDLVEEEKQKGFQHPHVLNLVKSPTNEADLPRKSPTTVLFSQNHISTEDFHKEPYMAHEIATSQKNPGSFPVERAADATSMECVPDERINSVNLVAAEVSSPEQWNEVPNLNNDSDTVNHETGSLERQSPIVSSDITQCDDSYFEDLQILMNQVIDIDNSMNMSTHPAQLLNVETDTVTCDRTAVPEVIQPYSTVSPICGESTTSEFSEWPLPYTQLSLADLVAFSQTSQPTSEAPGNENVTCASHDITNPRYTNSDHFQAHYGPFEMPIEIPHDADSLLIEMEQIRKMKEAYKTREEKRLQLQSDYTKECEMLREKYNMLHQNVDAAVALKYEELEMQRNIVSKSMVLAEVWSRNYSSCFYRNAHGNIHL
- the LOC127125803 gene encoding chromo domain-containing protein 1 isoform X1 — translated: MKAHSLVTDIGGDSYSKYGKELTEEYKDNTLLDPHGKTGEGDGGVVCYKCLHGGGTFLCCCGKRCGRRYHPSCLDPPLKFLPIGFWYCICCNEKKIKLGVHSVSKGVETIFDSREVISKDEVPVIQREYFVKYQSLAHAHNCWIPEKKMLIEAPKLFEKYKKKQQVVRWRKDWSIPHRLLLKRKIILSKQNADPFDGNDGNDSICQYEWLVKWTGLGYDHVTWELDDASFMRSSKGMKLVENYESRQKRSVRLSNPFEANEERKVSFTELSVLSSFGDSPGLYNQHLSYVNKLRMCWHKGQNAVIVDDQIDQERVTKVILYISSLSCNVKRPFLIISTSTGLSTWETKFLNLAPSANLVVYKGTNYVRDSIRALEFYNEDGGCSFQILLSSSDIIIEDLHALRFIQWEAIIIDECHRPRILGQFDNLNTLKAETRLLLMSGQIKEDRADYIKLLSFLKSGHDELHFSSASISNLKSQLEQYIALKCSSDSSRFIEYWVPAQLSSLQLEQYCSMLLSNSLSLCSGQKSGFVDALRDLIISTRKCCNHPYLLDPTLSSLVTGGLPVEEHLDIGIKASGKLQLLEKILVEAKSRELRVMLLFQSSGGSGSIGNILDDVLCQRFGNDCYVRYGRGYIPSKKQAALAAFNDRESGRFVFLIESSACIPSIKLSSVDTIILFDSGLDPQNDLKCLQKMSISSKFNKLTVLRLYSYFTVEEKVLMLAKEGIALDSNVQLISQSTNHSLLKWGASYLFSKLDDLHGSGTSLSASDISDHSILNDVIFELSSKLVCDSNRTDCHGQSFISRVQQNGGEYARNISLLGERDMKKLGNETGTFSWSDLLKGRNPHWRFLPVSPQRIRKRVEYFHHSLTGSEYENDTVSRKRKTESKDNVDPEERKVTKDSVDPKRRKVFKDIVGTKRREFSKSVADPKTGKVTKEIVDSNGCKVSVIIVDSKHVKKKSKNKNHRSAGKRKRKLNGVSVMKKPIQKQKKRPNMPKSTKLMSKPDISDLCDVLHISKNVKAVAMRLLEYVFEHYHICCLEVSIVQAFNISVCWLAASLLKHDIDRKHSLDLAKRHLNFNCKEEDATYVYNELQKHEKDFRSCLQNELCVEKNNTHPGSGSLTPELKDLVEEEKQKGFQHPHVLNLVKSPTNEADLPRKSPTTVLFSQNHISTEDFHKEPYMAHEIATSQKNPGSFPVERAADATSMECVPDERINSVNLVAAEVSSPEQWNEVPNLNNDSDTVNHETGSLERQSPIVSSDITQCDDSYFEDLQILMNQVIDIDNSMNMSTHPAQLLNVETDTVTCDRTAVPEVIQPYSTVSPICGESTTSEFSEWPLPYTQLSLADLVAFSQTSQPTSEAPGNENVTCASHDITNPRYTNSDHFQAHYGPFEMPIEIPHDADSLLIEMEQIRKMKEAYKTREEKRLQLQSDYTKECEMLREKYNMLHQNVDAAVALKYEELEMQRNIVSKSMVLAEVWSRNYSSCFYRNAHGNIHL